GGAAAATTACAGAGTATTTTGAGATTCAAGACCAAGGGCGGGTAAAGAAATGGATGAAGAGATACCGAGTTTCAAGCAATGATTATGATGTTAATCCCAATAAATAAGTGAGTATATCAGCGAAAACTAATGTTTTTAGACTACAATCTTTAGTTTTATGACTAGAACATAATAAAGCGCTTTCATTAAAATTATGATGTACATGTTCGGTGCTATTCAACAAACGGAAGGGGTGAAGGCATGGACAATAATGTCCGATGATCCTCGTTAAGAGTTGGTGCAAGCAGGATTCGGTTCCCTCTACACCAAGACCATCAGCAAGGATCGGAGGTATATTGTATGTAAAATAGAAAACAATTGTTGACTGCTACCCTGCAACTGTTATTTTTTTGCTCATTAAGATGGGTAAGTCGATCTCGAAGGTGAAGAAATCATTTACGGAAGACCTTACGGTAATGGTCAATATTAAACTTTTTGAGTACGGAAGCCTATTTTTTGGCTGATAATATTGGTGATATTACCAAGTGCAAGATGAAGGATAGATAACCAAAGAGAACTATCAAAAAAGACAACAGAAGGAGAGGCGACAATGAAGAAAAAAATGATTAGTAAAACAATGTGTTGTGTGCTTGGCGCAAGTATGCTTTCCAGTGTACTGTTTGTAGGACAACCAGTACATGCAGCCTTGGGGTATTTTCCTGAGCCGTTACCGATATCGAATGAGTACTATTATCAAAACGAAACACTGCAACCATACGGGGCAAGTTTACATATTGATGAGTTAAAGAACTGGAATCCCGACAATGACCCAGATGCACGTTATAATAGGAGTTCGGTTCCACTAGCAAAAAGATGGATGGGTCCATCGGTAAATCCAGACGCATCACGTGATGCAAGAATGATACCTCTTAGTGGTACAAGCGCACGTTCAAGTCAGGCACCGTCACAAGGTGGAGATGGTTCCTATGCTTATACACCCACATTTTTTCAATACATGGATATTAACAACTATTGGGGTGGTTCATCAGCTGAAGGACCAATTGCTATACCAACCCCTGAGCATATCGATGCTTCTCATAGAAATGGTGTAAAGGCAACTGGAACTATTTTTATTCCTTGGGGAGATTATGAATTTGGCAGTAAGTTTATTGATCAACTAGTTGAGCAGGACTCGGAAGGTAATTTTATTGCCGCAGATAAATTAATTGAAATCGCCCAATACTATGGATTTGATGGTTATACTATTAACCAAGAGTCAAGTTCAAGTCCTGAAAGCATGGCAAAATTAAAGCGTATGCTTGCTTATATTGAGAAGAAAAAGCCACAGAATTTCGTAATGACTTGGTATAATGGTAAGGGTCGATTAGGTGATTCTGATGTGAAAAATTGGTTACAAGACGGAGAAGAAAGACTGAATGACGACTGGTGGCTTGACATGAGTTGGGGTAATATCGATCAAACCATCAAGACAACTTTAAATGCAGGTAGAAGTCCTTTTGATATACATGCTTCATGGGAAAACTTCCCTTATACTGACAAGGGCGGTAATGTTTCCTATTTGCTTGGAGCGGATAATAAATTAAAAGTTTCTCTTGGTATCTTAGGTTCTAATTCAACACTTATAAGTTCTAAGACAATAGACGATTTTATGAATAAGGAAGATCCACGCCTATGGACAGGACCAACAAGTGATCCGAGAAGTCCACGCACTAAAGGAACTGAAGATACTTTTCCAGGGTTCTCAAGTCTTATTGCAGACCAGACACCGATTATAGGGGATGAATTTGTAACTAACTTCGCAGTTGGTAACGGTAAGAAATTCTACGAAGACGGTGTTGTTACTGGTAAAGAAAACGGTTGGTATAACCGTTCACTATCGGATATAACTCCAACATGGCGTTGGATTGTGGATAGTGAAGGTTCTAAACTAACTCCAAAATTTGATTATGCGGATGCTTGGTGGGGTGGTTCTTCACTAAATCTATCGGGTGATCTGGATGCAAATAAGCCAAATCACATAAAATTATACAGCTCACAGCTAGAAATTAAAGATAACAGTAAGGTAAGCATAACGTATAAAACACCTAAAGCCGGTGTCGATATGTCTATCGGTTTAGCCTTTGGTGATAACTATGACGATAGTAATTTTGAATTTTTCGCTGTCCCTGTTGGGGTGGAGAAGAATGGTTGGACAACTGCTACTATCGATTTACCAAAACATGATAAAAAAGCAATTGCGATATCCTTGAAACTAAATGCAACTACGGATGTTACGGGTTATTCTATTAATATCGGTAAACTTGCATTTACAACAAATGAAGTTGTTCCTTCAGCACCATCTGCAATCACACTAGATGATTCAGTATACGTAAATGATTCAACAGCAGAAGCAAGAATTTATTGGGAGAAATCTGCTAATGCGTCTTTATATACCATTCATCGTGTGCATGCTGACGGTAAAAAAGAGTTTATAGGTGCAACACCAAGTGATGCTTTCTATTTAGGAAGATTTATAAAAGATGGTGAGGAAAAGCAGTCTAGTTTTGCAGTTACAGCCTACAATTCAAATGGAACAGTGGGTGGAGTAAAAACATTCAATTTTAACTGGCCTGATGTTACTAATGGTTTCGAAGACTCAGGGGTTGAAGGTGCAAATATTGCATTGAACGTTCCAGTGGTTGATGATGGATCTTTTGATCCAGGTGGTAAGATTGACAAGCTTAACGATGGAATTATCCCAAGCAGTAAATGGGCTTCCCTTAAAACAAATGCATCAGCTTACTTAGACTTAGGCAAGGATATGGATATAAGCCGTTGGGTTGTTAAGCATGCTAACGTTGCAGGAGCGGGAGAAGGAGTAGATTTCAACACGGATACCTTCGACTTACAGTATGCAACAGATGACGGTAATGAAATTTTAAACCCTGCAGACCCTACTAGTAAGAGTAGAATTATAAATTTAAAGTATACAAAAATTGACGAGGTAATTGGAAACCGCCAAGACGTTACAGATCGTGTTCTTGATACACCAATTAAAGCACGATATATTAGACTTCATGTTACGAAAAGTGATAATTGTCCTTGGCATGCAATTCGTATTTATGAATTTGAGTTGTATGAGAATGCTTATACCCCTCATACTGAACCATTGCTAGACCGTAATGTTACAGTAAAAAATAATATCGGTGCAAAAGATACTGTAGTAATTGATAATGTTTCGCTACCAGTAGGTACCACTGGTAAACCTGCTGAGGATACAGGTTTGATTAAACTATATGATAGCCTAACAGCGGAAACTCCATTTGCAGAAGTAAAAGCAGTACAGCCAGATGAAAGATACAAACAACTTAGACGGGGTGTAGCTTCTTTTGACGGCTTAGAGTTAAAAACTGAAGGTGGCAGATTATATTACACAACACAAGAAAACGGAATGGTAAGTTTACGTTATAGCGTTGAGTACGCTCCGGAGACAGGGGTGGAAATTAAAGCACCCACATCAATTAAATTGGAACATTCTTTAAAGGGTAATCAAACACGTAGCAAATACGGTGTTCTTACTTTGAAAGGATTAGATGTTGGAACTCAAATGAAGATTTTTGAATCCGCGGATTCAAAATCACCGATTTTACATTCCGGTCTAGTCCAAGAAGGTGAAGATTCTATTAGGCAGGAAAGAGTTCCATTATCCGAAGACGGTGGCACAATCTATTACGAACTGAAACAATCAGGAAAACCTGATTCAGGAAGATTAGAGTTTGTCTACGGGAAAACTGATGATCTTAATGTTGACCAGTCTTCATTAAAAGACTTAGTAAATCGTTATAGCAATTTTAAAGAATCAGATTATATTTCCGCTACATGGGTACAATTTTCAAAAGCTTTAAATGATGTAAAAGCATTGATTTCAACAGAAGTTAAAGCGAGTGATGCGGAAGTTAAGAGAGTCGCTTTAGAAGATTCAGTTTTAGCACTTCGTAGTGTTGGAAATATTCAAAGACTTAAAGAAGTAACTAAAGAGTATGAAACAAAGTATACTGAAGACCTATATTCAGTTAATAGCTTTAGACGCTTTAGTGATGTTTTAGAACATACTAAAAAATTTGTCAGTGATGTAGAATCAGCAACAAAGTTTGTTACAGCTATCGAAATTGAGAAAGCAAGATTTAACCTTGATAATGCTGTAGGTTACTTGGTGAATAAGGGAGATCAACAAGTAGATTCTGTATCCATCACACCTAACGATGTTGATGGTAAAATCGGAACTTCAGTAACATTTAAAGCTGAAGTAACAGGTAATGCAGATGATACAGTTACTTGGGATGTTTATGGTAATACAAGTGCTGATACTACTATCAGTAATGGGGTACTAACTATTTCTGCTGACGAAACAATTAACGGTGTATTAACAGTTAAGGCAACCTCTACTATTGATCCGACAAAATCAGGAACAGCACACGTGTTAGTGGTAGATGAGCTACACCCGACAGTAGTTAGCGTTACAATACCAGACCAAGTTGACTCGGTTAAACGTGGAACAATCAAACAGTTTTCCTCTAATGTAGAAGTAAAAAATGATGCGTCAACAACAGTTGTATGGAGTGTTTATGGTGCTGAAAATGCGGACACTAAAATTAATAACGGGTTATTAATGGTTAACGAAAACGAAACAGCAGAACAAGTTGAAATTAAAGCAACATCTGTAGTCGACCCAACTAAGTTCGCTACTAAAACGATCAAAATAATAAAAGATGTTACAGAACTTGTGAGCGTAACTGCACCTACTGCAGTAATTGGGGTACCAAACGGAGCAATAAAAACCGCAGATGATCTTAAATTACCTGCTACAGTTGAGGTAGTAACGGTTAGCGGTACTATGAATGCGAATGTGGAATGGGATTTAGACTCAGTAAGTTACGATCCTAATGTAAAGACAGAACAGACATTTACAGTAAATGGAACAGTATCACTTCCTGAATGGATATTAAATACAACTAATATTTCATTGAATATAAGTGTTCAGGTGACAGTAGATGCTACAACCATAGTTGCAATCGCTGATAAAACAGCACTTGTAGCGAAGATAGCGTCAGCAAATACATTGATTTCGACAAGCTATACTCAAGCATCATGGGGTATCATGCTGAATGCATTGTTAGAAGCTAAAAAAGTTAATAATGA
This window of the Paenibacillus sp. FSL R10-2734 genome carries:
- a CDS encoding S-layer homology domain-containing protein, with protein sequence MKKKMISKTMCCVLGASMLSSVLFVGQPVHAALGYFPEPLPISNEYYYQNETLQPYGASLHIDELKNWNPDNDPDARYNRSSVPLAKRWMGPSVNPDASRDARMIPLSGTSARSSQAPSQGGDGSYAYTPTFFQYMDINNYWGGSSAEGPIAIPTPEHIDASHRNGVKATGTIFIPWGDYEFGSKFIDQLVEQDSEGNFIAADKLIEIAQYYGFDGYTINQESSSSPESMAKLKRMLAYIEKKKPQNFVMTWYNGKGRLGDSDVKNWLQDGEERLNDDWWLDMSWGNIDQTIKTTLNAGRSPFDIHASWENFPYTDKGGNVSYLLGADNKLKVSLGILGSNSTLISSKTIDDFMNKEDPRLWTGPTSDPRSPRTKGTEDTFPGFSSLIADQTPIIGDEFVTNFAVGNGKKFYEDGVVTGKENGWYNRSLSDITPTWRWIVDSEGSKLTPKFDYADAWWGGSSLNLSGDLDANKPNHIKLYSSQLEIKDNSKVSITYKTPKAGVDMSIGLAFGDNYDDSNFEFFAVPVGVEKNGWTTATIDLPKHDKKAIAISLKLNATTDVTGYSINIGKLAFTTNEVVPSAPSAITLDDSVYVNDSTAEARIYWEKSANASLYTIHRVHADGKKEFIGATPSDAFYLGRFIKDGEEKQSSFAVTAYNSNGTVGGVKTFNFNWPDVTNGFEDSGVEGANIALNVPVVDDGSFDPGGKIDKLNDGIIPSSKWASLKTNASAYLDLGKDMDISRWVVKHANVAGAGEGVDFNTDTFDLQYATDDGNEILNPADPTSKSRIINLKYTKIDEVIGNRQDVTDRVLDTPIKARYIRLHVTKSDNCPWHAIRIYEFELYENAYTPHTEPLLDRNVTVKNNIGAKDTVVIDNVSLPVGTTGKPAEDTGLIKLYDSLTAETPFAEVKAVQPDERYKQLRRGVASFDGLELKTEGGRLYYTTQENGMVSLRYSVEYAPETGVEIKAPTSIKLEHSLKGNQTRSKYGVLTLKGLDVGTQMKIFESADSKSPILHSGLVQEGEDSIRQERVPLSEDGGTIYYELKQSGKPDSGRLEFVYGKTDDLNVDQSSLKDLVNRYSNFKESDYISATWVQFSKALNDVKALISTEVKASDAEVKRVALEDSVLALRSVGNIQRLKEVTKEYETKYTEDLYSVNSFRRFSDVLEHTKKFVSDVESATKFVTAIEIEKARFNLDNAVGYLVNKGDQQVDSVSITPNDVDGKIGTSVTFKAEVTGNADDTVTWDVYGNTSADTTISNGVLTISADETINGVLTVKATSTIDPTKSGTAHVLVVDELHPTVVSVTIPDQVDSVKRGTIKQFSSNVEVKNDASTTVVWSVYGAENADTKINNGLLMVNENETAEQVEIKATSVVDPTKFATKTIKIIKDVTELVSVTAPTAVIGVPNGAIKTADDLKLPATVEVVTVSGTMNANVEWDLDSVSYDPNVKTEQTFTVNGTVSLPEWILNTTNISLNISVQVTVDATTIVAIADKTALVAKIASANTLISTSYTQASWGIMLNALLEAKKVNNDANATQAEVDSSLNVLTRAIDSLVTVQSPKPDPDPTPTPIPTQTSNPDPTPKQTPKPDPVYEITVSGSQVTAIVPVKAEVGANGSAIATITENQLVEAITKAMNEVAKHGANASVAIKLDVNAPANANVVGLTLSNEALTKFISSKANLLNISTTNGTMTIDAKTASSISKQATGTITITLSKKEVSTLSAEVQRKIGDRPVVNFEINSGGETISQFDGNVIVTIPYILKVGENPNAIVVYDINTTDKHETLRNYKYDATSNAVAFKTPNSSTYAVGYNKVGFNDVAENSWYNNAVTFVSARGITNGLGDGNFGSENKITRAQSLVMLMRAFGINPDENSENNFGDAGNTYYSGYLSAAKRLGITNGLGNNVFAPDKQVTRQELFVLTYNTLKNINELPTVTGKKELKDFKDAEIVSTYATDAMTLFVKTGVVSGSNGKLLPNDKATRAEFVQIIYNIMTK